The Rhododendron vialii isolate Sample 1 chromosome 6a, ASM3025357v1 genome includes a window with the following:
- the LOC131328265 gene encoding protein CYSTEINE-RICH TRANSMEMBRANE MODULE 6-like, with translation MNHYNNQNQSQAVYPPPLPPSTAAYSGPYVVPPPMGYPMKDTQSQTNNFPPPGKTQARGDGFWKGCCAALCCCCVLDACF, from the exons ATGAATCACTACAATAATCAAAACCAGTCCCAAG CGGTATATCCTCCACCTCTTCCACCTAGCACTGCTGCGTACTCTGGTCCATACGTGGTTCCGCCGCCGATGGGTTATCCAATGAAAGACACTCAATCTCAAACCAATAATTTCCCTCCTCCGGGGAAAACTCAAGCCAGGGGTGATGGCTTCTGGAAAGGATG TTGTGCTGCCCTTTGCTGCTGCTGTGTGCTGGACGCTTGCTTCTAA